The Panthera uncia isolate 11264 chromosome C2, Puncia_PCG_1.0, whole genome shotgun sequence genome contains a region encoding:
- the CEP19 gene encoding centrosomal protein of 19 kDa, producing MMCIAKKCGIRFQPPAIILIYENEMKGKSRQRIMPIRNFSKFSDCSRAAEQLKNNPRHKNYLEQVSLRQLEKLFSFLRGYLWGQSLAETMEQIQRETTIDPEEDLNKLDDKELAKRKSIMDELFEKNQKKKDDPNFVYDLEVEFPQDEQLQSCGWDTESADEL from the exons ATGATGTGCATTGCCAAAAAATGTGGAATTAGGTTCCAGCCTCCAGCTATTATCTTAATCTATGAGAATGAAATGAAGGGGAAAAGTCGCCAACGCATCATGCCAATCCGAAACTTTTCAAAGTTTTCAG ATTGCAGCAGAGCTGCTGAACAGTTAAAGAATAATCCACGACACAAGAATTACCTGGAACAAGTGTCCCTGAGGCAGCTAGAGAAGTTATTCAGTTTTTTACGAGGTTATTTGTGGGGGCAAAGTTTGGCAGAAACGATGGAACAAATTCAGCGGGAAACAACGATTGATCCTGAGGAAGACCTGAACAAACTAGATGACAAGGAACttgccaaaagaaagagcatcaTGGATGaactttttgagaaaaatcagaagaagaaGGATGATCCAAATTTTGTTTATGACCTCGAGGTTGAGTTCCCACAGGATGAACAACTTCAGTCTTGTGGCTGGGACACAGAGTCAGCTGACGAGTTGTGA